The Lactuca sativa cultivar Salinas chromosome 2, Lsat_Salinas_v11, whole genome shotgun sequence genome includes a window with the following:
- the LOC111902959 gene encoding LOW QUALITY PROTEIN: protein RADIALIS-like 1 (The sequence of the model RefSeq protein was modified relative to this genomic sequence to represent the inferred CDS: deleted 3 bases in 2 codons): protein MASSSLYSSSSTSSWTPQQKQIFERALAVYDRDTPDRWQKIARAVGGKSAEEVKRHYEVLIEDLRHIESGNVPFPNYRS, encoded by the exons ATGGCATCAAGCTCACTCTATTCAAGTAGCTCCACCTCCTCATGGACGCCACAACAAAAACAAATT TTTGAGAGAGCTCTTGCAGTATATGATAGGGACACCCCTGATCGTTGGCAAAAGATTGCAAGAGCAGTGGGT GGAAAATCAGCAGAAGAGGTGAAGAGGCACTATGAAGTGTTGATTGAAGATCTTAGGCATATTGAGTCTGGCAATGTTCCTTTTCCCAATTACAGAAGTTAG